Sequence from the Candidatus Neomarinimicrobiota bacterium genome:
TTACATTCTTATGAAAGACACACTACTAGGACTTTATGAATTTTGGGGCCCGCCAGCGGTCACAATAGTTATCGGTATTATGGCCGGATGGATTTTCAAACGATTTATTCACAGCCGTATTGAAAAAATTACAACCAAGACTTCATGGAAAGGAGACGACCTAGTTTTCGAATCAATCCAATCCTACATTTTATTCTGGTTCTTTTTGGGTGCGGTTTACATGGCAGTAAACGGGCTCGATGTCAGCGGTGATTATGCTTCTTATTCCAAATATGTTGGTTATATAGCAAAGATCGCTTTAGCACTATTGATTTTATCCATCACCATGTCCATTGCTAAAGTTGTTGTTGGCTTGCTTGATTTATGGTCGAAAAGTAAAGGGTCATCATTTCCTTCAACAGCCATTTTTACAAACTTGGCAAGGATAACAATCATAATGATTGGTGTCTTAATAATTTTACAATCTTTTGGTCTTTCTATTACGCCTATTCTCACTGCTTTTGGAGTGGGTGGTCTTGCAGTTTCGCTAGCATTGAAAGATACATTGTCTGATTTTTTTGCTGGACTTCACATTCTTTTGTCTCAGAAAGTCCGCATTGATGATTTTGTTGAGCTTGATTCAGGTCAAATGGGATATGTAACCAATATCACATGGCGGAATACTTCTCTAAAAGAGCGAACCAATAATTTAATTACAATTCCGAACTCGAAATTATCCAATGCGATTACGAAAAATTATGATGTTATAGATACCAGTTATTCTGTTAAAGTCACCGGTGGGGTAGCGTATGACAGTGATTTAGACCACGTAGAACAGGTGATTATAGAGGTTGCTAATTCAGTTATCAAGGATTTGGATACTGCTAAAAAAGATCATACGCCGGCGGTTCGCTTCCAAGAGTTTGGTGATTCCAGTATTAACTTTACCGTTTATATGCGCGCAGTAAAATACGGCGATCATCATCCCGTCAAACATGAATTTATTAAACGGCTTCATAAAAAGTTTGATGCAGAAGGAATTGAAATTCCTTTCCCCATCCGAACGTTAGTCCACAAAAACTCCCCTGAATGAAAACATGGATCATGGCAGGCGCAGTGCTTGCCGGACTTGCGGTAGTTTTTGGTGCTTTTGGTGCGCATGGCCTTAAATCTAGAGTATCGCCGGAAGATATCATTATTTTCGATACGGGCGTTAAATATCATATGTATCATGCATTAGGTTTGATTTTAATCGGAATCTTGGGTTTTCATTTTCCTGAAAAATCAATGTCCGCTCCTGCTACATTAATGAGTGTAGGAATACTAATCTTTTCCGGAAGTTTGTACATTCTAGTTCTAACCGGATTCCGGTGGCTTGGCGCTATAACTCCCGTTGGAGGGTTGGCATTAATCTCAAGTTGGTTGTTGCTGGCGTATAACTTGTACCGTCTAGGATAATTTATAATCTGGGCGACGTTACAGAATCAATACTTATAATCCACAAATTATTGACGGAGCTATCGGCACCGAATTGATCAATCGTGGAGTTAATCTGCCATTACCTCTCTGGTCTGCAGAAGCAAATTTTACAGATCCAGAAATTGTATTAAGCATACACCAAGATTATATTTCAGCAGGTGCTGATATTATTACAACCAATACATTCCGCACGACTACATACAGTTATCGAAAAGCTGGGTATACTCCAAAACGTGCACAAGAAAGAGCTAAAACCAGTTTAATGAATGCAGTGGATTTGGCAAGAAAAGCGGTGGGAGAAGATATACAAGTTGTTGGTTCAATTACTGCTGTCGATGACTGTTATTCGCCTGAATTATACCCCGGGAAGGGTCCAGTTGAAGATACGTATGGTGAATTGATAGAATGGTTTAGTGAAACTGAAATTGATTTGCTTTTATTTGAAACAATGGGCCATTATGAAGAAATAAAAATTGCTCTTGAAGCGAGCCGAAATATAGAATCAGAATGCTGGTTTAGCTTAATATTAAAGGATGGCGAATATATTCTTGATGAACACTCCTTGGAAGAAACAATCAATCTGATTAAAGAGTTTTCAGTTTCATGTTTAATGCTTAATTGCAATACAATTGAAACAACTCAAAGTGCCCTTGAACTTTTTTTATCCCTTTGGACAGATAAATGGGGTGTTTACTCTAATTTGGGTGTTACTGAATTTGATAATGATTATTTTGATACAATAAATGATTATAACTTTAAAGAGAGTATTTCATTGTATTTAGAGCATAGTCCTTCAGTAATCGGTGCTTGCTGTGGGTCAAATCCAAAACACATTAAAATGATAAAAAATTTGATTAACTAATCAATTACACTTTTATAATAGGATAATTAATGCATTTAAAGATTAAACCATTTAACACAGCCGTTCGCAATGTTTATGAAAACCATGGCCATTTCCACGATGGGGATGCAGGAATAGATTTATTTGTCGTAAATGAACAATCGATAATGGCTGGCGAATCAACCCTGATTCATTTGCAGATTTCATGTGAAAATTCAGAAAATAAGCCTTATTTACTGATGCCCCGTTCCAGCATTGCTAAAACGCCTTTACGGTTGAGTAATTCCATCGGATTAATTGATGGCGGTTACCGCGGGGAAATCATGGCAGCTGTGGATAATATTAAGACTGAAGATTATACAGTTGAACCAGGGCAGCGATTATTTCAGTTAGTTGCCATGGACGGCTCGCCGATCCATTTTAAATTGGTAGATGAATTATCAGATACATCCCGCGGTAGTGGAGGATTTGGCAGTACAGGGAAGTGAATTATAATATTGTATTAGATTTATTCAATATGAGAAACCAACTCAAAATTCTTTCATTGAACACTTTAATCGAACATATAACAAGGAAGTGCTAAATCTTTTGATTAATCATAAAAATAAATCTAATTTGATTTGGTAGTAAAATGGATGTAATTACACAAGTACACAGGATTTATATGAATACAGAAACAAATTGGACCCGCAATTTCAACAGATTTGTTCAGCAAAATAGAATATTCCGAACAAGAAAAGAATGATTAGTAATTTCTTCAAATTTACATGTGGTTTGTATGTATTTGTTTTGTCATCATTTTTGGCAGGACAGACCTCTGTTATTTCAGTTATTCCATTAGACTATGATTTATCTGAAACTATTGAAAGAGAAATATTGAAAAAAGATATTTCTGATTTAATCAGAGGTGAAATAATCAAATCAGAAAGAGCAAATTTAGTTGATAGAGAAAAAGAAATTACTGCAATTTCTGATGATGCATATCGATATGGAGTAAGATCAGATTCTATCGCTAAAGAAATTGGTTTGATAAATGGTGCGACACATTTAATGACGTGGTCTATCCGTACATCGAAAAATAAATATCATTTCGACTTTAAACATTATAATATATCCAGTAACAGTGGTTCGATTTCGAGAGCAAAATGGTTAAAGGGAGCGTTGCGATTTCGTTTTTCGGTAAAAAAGAATAATGAAGAGTTAAAACTTAAAATAAGAAAATCTACTTGGTTAGTTCTTGGAACAACTCCCCCAAAAGGAAGATTCCCTGAAGATTCATTTTTAACAAATTTGTGGTACAAAATTAAAATATTTACGGACAGTTTCCTTTTTTGGCTCGAAATGTCTTACGGAATTGGTTATGTCATTTTTCTGTTAGTGATGCTTTCTTCATTTGGTGGTTATGGTGTTTATACGATAGTTAGTGGTGGAGGTGGTGAACAATCAATTGGAATGGGATTACCACCGGAATATCCGGAAGCACCATAATGCAATATTACTCAATTCCTAAAAATCTATATTTATTCATACAATTAGGTTTGGCTTTTTCCTTGCTTACAGGACAAACCCAAGTTGGTGAAGACATTGACGGCGAAACGGCGAACGATCGATCAGGTTGGTCAGTATCTATGGACTCAGACGGTAGTCATGTCGCTATCGGATCAAGATATAATGATGCCGGGATTCCAGGTTCCAATCTAGGTCATGTTCGTGTATATGAATATAGCAGTGGTAGTTGGAGTCAAGTGGGAGCTGATATTGATGGAGAGGCCAATACTGATTATTCCGGCCATTCTGTTTCTTTAGATTCAGATGGCAGTCATGTGATCATTGGTGCACCTGAAAATGATGGTGCGGGTGGTTATAATAGCGGTCATGCTCGTGTGTATGAATACAGTAGCGGTAGCTGGAGTCAATTGGGAAGCGATATCGACGGAGATGCGGTCGGTGATAATATGGGTATTTCGGTTTCTATCGATTCTGACGGAAGCCATATTGCTGTCGGCGCAATCTACAAAGATGGTAATGGTTCGGATGCCGGCCATGTGAGAATTTTTGAATACGATGGTAGCGCTTGGAGTCAAGTAGGTAGCGATATTCATGGTGAAACAGCGGGAGATCAATCAGGCGTTTCTGTTTCTATAGATTCAGATGGAAGCCATGTAGCAATTGGTTCAACCCAAAATGATGATGGTGGAGGTAATTCAGGTCATGTGCGTGTTTTTGAATATAGTGGAAGTAGTTGGAGTCAAATAGGAAGTGACATTGATGGAGAAGCTGCTGGAGATTATTCAGGCGGTTCTATTTCCATCGATTCGGATGGTAGTCATGTAGCTATTGGTGCTGAAAACAAAAATTCTAATACGGGTCAAGTTCGTGTTTTTGAATATACGGGAGGTAGTTGGAGTCAATTAGGTAGCGATATTGATGGCGTTGCCGCTGGAGATTATTTTGGTACATCGGTTTCAATCGATTCAGATGGTATTAATTTAATTGTAGGCGGGAAGGGAAATGACGATGGCTCTGGTAATGCAGGACATGTGAGATTATATAGCTACAGTGGCAGTAGTTGGGTCCAAATAGGCGATGATATTTATGGTGAATCTGCTAGTGACTATTCAGGTTCTTCTGTATCTATCGATTCTGATGGCAGTCATGTGGCTCTTAGTGCTCCATATAATAGTGGTTCTGCAAGCTCAGCAGGACATGTGAGAGTTTTTACATTTGAAATCCCCGGTATCACCGTTTCAATTTCTGATTCCATCACGTCAGAAGTAGGAGATACGGCTAGCTTTTCAGTCGTTCTGGATAGTGAACCAACCGCGGATGTAACTATTCCGATTTCCAGTTCTGATTTAACCGAAGGCACAGTCTCACCAGATACCTTAACATTTACGGCCGCCAACTGGAATGCAGCTCAAATGGTAACCATTACCGGAGTGAATGATGATGTGGATGATGGCGATATTGCATATACAATTGTATTGTCCGCAGCTACCAGTTCTGATGGAAATTATAATGGTGTAGATGCGGATGATGTTTCAATGACAAACACAGATGATGATAGCGCCGGGATTACAGTCGCAGTAACCGATTCCACCACAACAGAAACAGGCGAGACAGGAACATTTACAGTTGTATTAAACAGTGAGCCAACCGGAGATGTAGTTCTTCCAATTTCCAGTTCTGATTTAACCGAAGGCACAGTCTCACCAGATACGTTAACATTTACGGCCGCCAACTGGAATGCAGTTCAAACGGTAACAATCACCGGTGTAAATGATGATGTGGATGATGGCGATATTGCATATACAATTTTATTGTCAGCAGCTACCAGTTCTGATGGAAATTATAATGGTGTAGATGCGGATGATGTTTCAATGACAAACACAGATGATGATACTGCGAGTTTTACTGTATCATATTCAAACTCACTTATAACGTCAGAAGCAGGAGGTACTACTAGTTTAACGCTTGTTCTGGATAGTGAGCCAACCGGAGATGTAGTTATTCCAATTTCCAGTTCTGATCTAACCGAAGGCACAGTCTCACCAGATACCTTAACATTTACGGCCGCCAACTGGAATGCAGCTCAAACGGTAACCATCACCGGAGTGAATGATTTTGTGGATGATGGTGATATTATATATACAATAACATTTGGATCAGCAACAAGTAGTGATATTAATTATAATGGAAGTAATCCTTCAGATGAAAGTATTACAAATACGGATGATGATAGCGCCGGGATTACAGTCGTGGTTTCTGATTCCATTACGTCAGAAGTAGGAGAAACTGCTAGTTTTACGGTTGTTCTGGGTAGTGAACCAACGGCAGATGTGACCATTGGAGTTTCGAGCAGTGATGAGACTGAAGGAACAGTGGATGTTTCTACACTTACCTTTACATCAGGAAATTGGAGTTCAGCTCAAACAGTTACAATGACGGGTGCGGATGATAATGAAGCAGATGGTGATGTATCTTATTCCATCATTTTAGCTGCCGCAAGTAGTACAGATGGAAATTATCAAGGACTGGACCCTGACGATATAAGTGTTACCAATCTGGATTACGAACCGATAATATCTGTTTTATCGACAACGATAGATTTTGATAGTGTTGTTGTTTTGAGTGATAGTACCCAAACAATAACCGTTGGCAACGCAGGGAATGAGAATTTGGTTATTGATTCGGTAGCGATGACATCCGGTATATTTTCTATTGAATCATTCTTATACCCATTGACAATAGCCCCGGCAGAAGATAGTATATTTTCAATAATATTTTATCCACAGGACACTATTAGTTATAGTGAGGAACTTGTGATTTATAGTAATGATCCTGATAGTTCTTCATTTCAAATAAGCTTATCAGGTACAGGATACAACAGCCCTCCTATTATAGTTGAAATAGATGAACCTGATTCAGTTTCGTTAGGTGATTCTGTGACAGTCAATATAACAGTTACAGATGATGATAGTATAACAACAGTCGTATTGAATTATTTTGTAGGTGGAGATACCAGCATGTATGCGGTCCTGGCGACTGATTCGGATGGAGATGGAACATTTTCAGCTGAAATTGACAGTAGCGCTATCGGATTGACAGGAGTTGCCTATTATGTTGCAGTATCCGATGAATTTGGGAATACGAGTATCAGCGATACCGTATCAATTATAACGCAGTTTAATGAGAATGTTTTGAATACAGAAATAAATGGTAGCGCTTACACTGAAGGAATACCAACCTCAAAATGGCGATTGATTTCTGTTCCAACAAATTTAGACAATTCTTCCGTAGCTAATACAATTCAAGATGAGCTGAGTCAATCTTCTTCTGATGACACTTGGCGATTATATGAGGATTCTGGTAATGCAACTTGGATAGAAGCAGAATCATTTGTTTTAGGACAAGGATATTGGATACAGCAGCGTGTGGAAAGCGATATTGATTTTTCGACCGGTTCAGGACAGTCTGTTGACCTGCTTGGTTTTTCCATCAATATACCGTCAGGATGGAGTCTGATCGGGAATCCGTATCCATTTGAATTGGAGATCACTTTTGATGAAGCACAGGTTTATGGACCATTGACATATGGAAGCACAAGCACAGAAAGCTGGGATGCAGAAAGCAATATTTTATCTCCTTGGCAGGGATATGCTATCTATAATCGCACAGCTGATGAGGTTGCATTGGATATCAAACCTCTGGAAAGAGGAGGCGGGGCCTTACTAAAGGAAGCTGATGTTAATGCCGGTTGGCAAATAGTCATTAGTATTGACAATGGTGAATACGGTGACATATACAATGCCATTGGAAGAAAAACCGGAGCGTCGGAACAATTGGATATTTGGGATAATCCCGAACCACCAGCTTTGGATCAATATGTTTCTCTGAATATGACCCGTAAAGAATGGGGTGTAAAATCAATGTTGACTACAGATATCCGTTCTATGGATATAATCAATGGAATTTGGGACATGAATTTGGATATTGGAAATGTGCAAGGTCCATTCACTGTTTCAACAGATCAAATTGGTTCGTTGCCCGAAGGGCACGTCGCAGTACTTCTTGATCATATTGAGCATCAGATTTATGATATTTCCAAAAACCAGGAAATAGTTATAACAAAGGCAATGGAAGAATTTAGTTATCCTATATCAATGATAGTTGGTGTCCCGGCATTTGTTGAAGCTGCAGCGAAAAATATATTATCTACCATCCCAGAAAAGTTTGCACTCCATCAAAACTTTCCCAACCCCTTTAACCCCTCGACACATATTTCTTTCTCATTACCAAAACCATCTAACGTTGAGGTTAAGATATACAATATTCTTGGTCAGTCCGTAGTTACACTAATCAATGATTGGCGTAATTTGGGCCACCACAGTGTTCAATGGAACGGTAGGGATAAATGGGGAGAAAGTGTTGGGACTGGTATCTATTTCTACAGCTTGGAGACAGCGGATTTTCGGCAGGTGAAGAAATTGATGTTATTGAAATAATCATCTACAAATTGTATTAATAGCACACCTTGAAATGGTGGTATGATAAATATTACGTTTTACACATGATCAATTTTCCCGCCTTGTCAAGGTTACACATAGACTATACAGACTTTCGACTTTCCACCACAATAGCGAGGAATTACACAAAAAACATACGAAAATGGTGGAATGGTACAAAGATCAAAAGTAGGAGAAAACCATGAAAACCCAGATTGCTAAAATCATAGCAGTTGCATTACCACTCATTAGTCTTGTCACTGCTCAACCGAGTTTTCCGTCTAATCCGAACCAAGCGCCCATTGGTGGGCTTGGGTTTTTGGCGGCTGCAGGAGGTGCGTGGGCGGTGAAGAAGTTGAGAGAAAAGAATAAATAGTTTTATAAACATACGCTAAACGGGTTTTGCTTACCGATGAATAATTTTGAGAAAATGGAAATGAGGAACCTGTTAGCACTCTAATAAAAAGAGTGCCAATTTGTATTGTTTTATAATGATTTATATAAATACCTTCCGTGCTACTCAATAGGGTAGAAAAACAAATTTAATGAACCAATAACATAAATGGAGATAGGTTAATATGAGTATCAAAATAACACCACTGGCAGACCGTGTCGTAGTGGAAGCGGCCGCCGCTGAAGAAACATCAACCGGCGGAATCATTCTTCCCGATACGGCGCAGGAAAAACCCCAGCAGGGGACGGTTGTTGCAGTTGGACCAGGTAAGGTCAGCGACGCCGGAAGTTTAATAGAAATGACTGTGAAAAAGGGTGACAAAGTTCTGTACGGAAAATACTCCGGATCAGATGTCACATTTGACGGTAACGATTATATGATCATGCGCGAGAGTGATATTCTCGCAGTATTGTAAGGAGAGACAAAAATGGCAAAAGAAATTTCATACGATGTTAAAGCCAGAGGCGCCCTAAAAGCCGGCGTTGACAGCTTGGCAAACGCGGTGAAAGTCACCCTCGGTCCTAAAGGCCGTAATGTGGTGATAGAAAAGAAATTCGGTGCGCCGACTATTACCAAAGATGGCGTAACGGTAGCGAAAGAAATTGAGCTGGAAAACAGGCTTGAAAATCTTGGAGCACAAATGGTAAAGGAAGTCGCATCCAAAACATCTGATGTTGCCGGTGACGGAACCACAACCGCAACAGTTTTGGCACAGGCAATTATTACCGAAGGACTAAAAAATGTTGCTGCAGGAGCAAACCCGATGTCAATCAAACGTGGAATTGATGCTGCATCTCGTGCAGTGGTAGATGCGTTGCGCGAGCAAAGCAAGGATCTTCCTGATTCTACTCAAATTGCGAATGTGGCGACTATTTCCGCTAATGATGACCGTGAAATCGGCGAAAAAATTGCAGAAGCAATGGAAAAAGTCGGCAAAGATGGCGTCATTACGGTTGAAGATAGCAAGACGGCTGAAACCTTTCTTGAATTTGTAGAAGGAATGCAGTTTGACAGAGGATATCTTTCACCTTATTTCGTGACCAATTCCGAATCCATGGATGCAGAAATGGAAGATGCGTACATCCTGATCCACGATAAAAAACTCAGTAATATGAAAGACTTGTTGCCGGTTTTGGAAAAAGTCGTACAAACAGGAAAGCAGATTCTGATCATTGCGGAAGATGTGGAAGGCGAAGCGTTGGCAACTCTCGTTGTGAATAAACTTCGAGGCACATTCAAGGTTTTGGCAGTGAAGGCACCGGGATTTGGCGATCGCAGAAAAGCAATGCTAGAAGATATCGCAGTATTGACTGGTGCAACTGTTATCTCAGAAGATGCCGGTTATAAACTTGAAAACGCGACTCTCGAATATCTTGGAACCGCCAAGCGTATTTCCTCTGATAAGGATAATACAACCATCGTAGATGGAGGTGGAACCAAAGATGCAATTTCCGCACGGATTAAAGAAATTAAAGTGCAGATTGAAAAAACCACATCTGATTATGACCGTGAAAAACTACAAGAAAGGTTGGCAAAACTATCTGGTGGTGTAGCGGTAATTAATGTTGGTGCTGCAACCGAAGTGGAAATGAAAGAAAAGAAAGCACGCGTAGAAGATGCTCTGCATGCAACTCGCGCAGCCGTCGAAGAAGGGATTATTCCCGGTGGCGGTGTGGCACTGCTTCGTGCCGTTGACGCACTGGACAAAGTGAAAGTGTCTGACGAGCTTCAAGTTGGTGTAAACATCATGCGCCGCGCTTTAGAGGAACCAATTCGACAGATTGTTAACAATGCAGGCGTTGAAGCTTCAATCGTTGTTCAGAAAGTTCGTGAGGGAAAACTAGATTATGGATTTGATGCTCGGAATGAAGATTATGTGAAAATGTTTGAAGCCGGCATTATCGATCCAACCAAAGTTGCCCGAGTGGCAGTAGAAAATGCGGCATCCATTGCCGGTCTTCTTCTGACAACGGAAGCTGCGGTTACGGAAATTCCTGAGGATGAAAAAATGCCTCCAATGCCACCGGGTGGTGACATGGGTGGTATGGGTGGTATGGGCGGAATGATGTAATTCGTTCGAATCGATTGAAAAAAAGCCCTGCGATGCAGGGCTTTTTTGTTTGTACACCTTGACTACCGAAGAAATGCAGAAGTAAATTGCTGACCTAATGGATATAATTCGCATGAAGAATATGGTTTTTTACGGATACCACGGCGTGAGTGAAACCGAGAAAAAATTGGGTGGGAAATTTGAAGTGGACCTAGATTTATATAGGTCTCTCGAAGTTGCAGGAAAAACCGATCAACTTGGAGATACCGTTGATTATGAATCCGTGTACAAATCAGTGGAATCTTGCGTGCGAGGTCAAAAACATTATTTGATTGAATCTCTTGCAGAAGAAATTTCAACCGTTATTCTTAAACAATTTCCAATATACCATGTTAAGGTTCGAGTTAGAAAACCTAATGCACCCGTTAGCGGAGTTTTGGATTCGGTGGAAATCGAAATCGAAAGACCGTCGAGCTCATAATGACGGAAACGGTTTATTTCGGACTTGGATCCAATCTTGGCGATCGAGAAAAAAATGTATATTCTGCGATGGATTTATTAAAATTGGTTCCCGGGTTATCCTTAGTTAAAACAGCATCTTTTTATGAGTCACCCCCATTATATAACACAAACCAGCCATCTTTTCTCAATTCGGTTGTGGAAGGCCTGTATAATGGCAAGCCTCAAAACTTGCTTCAAGAAATTCAATCCATCGAGATGAAATTGGGACGATCCGAAATCCGTCAGAAAAATCATCCACGAACGATTGATATCGACATTCTGATTTTTGGGAACCATGTTTTGAATACAACTAAACTTCAAATTCCTCATTCAAAATTATCAGAACGAAAATTTGTTTTAATTCCAATGGCTGAAATTGCACCTGATTTTCTTATTCCGAAATTGAACCAAAATCCTGTAGAATTAATTGCAATTTGTCCGGATAAATCTATCATTGAAAAGCACACTATTCTAAAATCAGCATGAGAAATCTATATTATCTCGCAATAGAAGGACCGATCGGGGTAGGTAAAACAAGTCTTGCCAATTTGATGTCAGAAAAACTTGGCGCACGCCTGGTCCTTGAGCAATTTGAAGAAAACCCTTTTCTAAAGGATTTTTATAAAGATCCTGATCGTTTTGCCTTTCAAGTACAACTATTTTTCCTTCTTCAACGATATCAACAGCAGCAAAACATTCGCCAAGTGGACATGTTTCATAATTTACTGATTTCTGATTACATGTTTATAAAGGATAGGTTATTTGCATCCTTGAATTTGGGTGAACGTGATTTTGGTTTGTATGAAAATGTTGCTA
This genomic interval carries:
- the folB gene encoding dihydroneopterin aldolase, with translation MKNMVFYGYHGVSETEKKLGGKFEVDLDLYRSLEVAGKTDQLGDTVDYESVYKSVESCVRGQKHYLIESLAEEISTVILKQFPIYHVKVRVRKPNAPVSGVLDSVEIEIERPSSS
- the folK gene encoding 2-amino-4-hydroxy-6-hydroxymethyldihydropteridine diphosphokinase, with translation MTETVYFGLGSNLGDREKNVYSAMDLLKLVPGLSLVKTASFYESPPLYNTNQPSFLNSVVEGLYNGKPQNLLQEIQSIEMKLGRSEIRQKNHPRTIDIDILIFGNHVLNTTKLQIPHSKLSERKFVLIPMAEIAPDFLIPKLNQNPVELIAICPDKSIIEKHTILKSA
- a CDS encoding deoxynucleoside kinase; the encoded protein is MRNLYYLAIEGPIGVGKTSLANLMSEKLGARLVLEQFEENPFLKDFYKDPDRFAFQVQLFFLLQRYQQQQNIRQVDMFHNLLISDYMFIKDRLFASLNLGERDFGLYENVATHLERNIINPDLVIYLQADTDTLMKNVAKRGRDFEKNLSADYLDAVNQVYSEYFFNYQETPLVIINTNDIDFVENEEDLKEVIQYIREPVTGTKFFNPAATI